One window of Chamaesiphon minutus PCC 6605 genomic DNA carries:
- a CDS encoding transposase family protein, translating to MDFHLNSLLALENATVFTCYKETDFICLHLQLNNEGINCPNCQEYTDCLHNTSYRLVRDLSIFGNLVYLKVPRRKYYCKSCGRYPTEVLEWVEKGRGFTCRYENYIYAQVKTLTVEQVSKQEELGREQVQGIFTRIAARELAKSGCALVGFPDG from the coding sequence ATGGACTTTCATCTCAACTCTCTTCTGGCTTTAGAAAATGCCACAGTTTTTACATGTTATAAAGAAACAGATTTTATTTGTCTACACCTTCAGTTAAATAACGAAGGGATTAATTGCCCTAATTGTCAAGAATATACGGATTGCTTACACAATACAAGTTATCGACTGGTCAGAGATCTATCAATTTTTGGTAATTTGGTTTATTTAAAAGTGCCACGTCGAAAATACTATTGTAAATCTTGTGGTAGATATCCAACAGAAGTATTAGAGTGGGTAGAAAAAGGAAGAGGTTTTACTTGCCGATATGAAAATTATATCTATGCCCAAGTAAAAACTTTAACTGTCGAACAAGTTAGCAAGCAAGAGGAATTAGGCCGCGAACAAGTTCAAGGAATATTCACTAGAATTGCTGCAAGAGAATTGGCAAAAAGCGGATGCGCGCTCGTCGGGTTCCCCGACGGTTAA
- a CDS encoding tyrosine-type recombinase/integrase, with amino-acid sequence MGEIVNSEVLSISFDNCTIERDFLSEFLRVQNSPQTKRLYAASIEHFFQSVAGLSASPQTIAAFLQLEQGQAIEVVLRYKADLQQTDLKPATINNRLAAIKSLVNHAQKLGRCDFDLKHVKGLKSQAYRDTTGVEPGVYRDAINTIDRTTPKGKRDYAIARLLWDNALRRVEIERLDLGDYQRPKLWIRGKGRGEKEVIDLSAKSIQALDEWLAARDSCKNDEPLFIALDNHAYGSRLSGRSIDRNVVKKFGVETKVLSPHKVRHSTITAALDRTNGDVRKVQKFSRHRKIDTLLIYDDNRLGVQGEITDTVADLV; translated from the coding sequence ATGGGTGAGATCGTTAATTCTGAAGTTTTGTCAATTTCATTTGACAATTGCACTATAGAGCGAGATTTTTTAAGTGAGTTTTTGCGAGTGCAAAATTCGCCCCAAACTAAGCGATTGTATGCGGCTTCGATCGAGCATTTCTTTCAATCCGTCGCGGGGCTATCGGCAAGCCCTCAGACGATCGCGGCTTTTCTCCAGTTAGAGCAAGGGCAAGCGATCGAAGTGGTGTTGCGGTATAAGGCAGATCTCCAACAGACGGATCTCAAACCAGCGACGATTAATAACAGGCTGGCAGCGATCAAGTCGTTAGTGAATCACGCCCAGAAATTGGGTCGGTGCGATTTCGATCTCAAACACGTTAAGGGTTTGAAGAGTCAAGCCTATCGGGATACGACGGGTGTGGAGCCTGGGGTCTACCGTGACGCAATTAATACGATCGATCGCACTACGCCCAAGGGCAAAAGAGATTACGCGATCGCGCGGCTGCTGTGGGATAACGCCCTGCGGCGGGTGGAGATCGAACGGTTGGATTTGGGTGATTACCAGCGTCCGAAGCTGTGGATTCGCGGCAAAGGGCGCGGCGAGAAGGAGGTAATCGATTTGTCTGCGAAGTCGATCCAGGCACTAGATGAGTGGTTGGCGGCGCGGGATAGCTGTAAGAATGACGAGCCGCTGTTTATTGCTCTAGATAATCATGCTTATGGCAGTCGGTTATCGGGCCGATCGATCGATCGCAATGTAGTCAAGAAATTTGGGGTAGAGACTAAGGTATTGAGTCCTCATAAGGTACGCCACTCGACGATAACTGCGGCTCTCGATCGAACTAATGGAGATGTACGGAAGGTACAGAAATTTAGTCGGCACCGGAAGATCGATACTCTGTTGATTTACGATGATAATCGTTTGGGGGTGCAGGGGGAGATTACCGATACGGTCGCGGATTTGGTTTAG
- a CDS encoding ISL3 family transposase produces the protein MLQENWQKADARSSGSPTVKRTKQDWGDARRISLDEFSRRKGKGQFATVVTNLDNSSLLEVVDSHKSDDIIEVLKRQPEQMHASVEEVCVDMWGGFPKVIKEVFINAEIVIDRFHVMKLVNKSLNKIRLKLGLTGLKNKSLLTTNNRDLNDVERVELSELFQQSTVLEIAYEFKEELRHIYESNSTVKSGLAKMRRWLKYAGLFFADIANTLESHLPEIANFFANRTTSAVTEGINTKIKLILRQSYGFATFELMREKLLACSMRMNSAPLRPFE, from the coding sequence TTGCTGCAAGAGAATTGGCAAAAAGCGGATGCGCGCTCGTCGGGTTCCCCGACGGTTAAGCGCACCAAGCAAGACTGGGGAGATGCACGACGAATCAGCTTAGATGAATTTAGTCGCCGTAAAGGAAAAGGTCAGTTTGCAACAGTCGTTACTAATTTGGATAATAGCTCACTGTTAGAAGTAGTTGACTCCCATAAAAGTGATGACATTATTGAGGTGCTCAAGCGGCAACCAGAACAAATGCACGCCTCTGTCGAAGAAGTTTGTGTTGATATGTGGGGAGGATTTCCCAAAGTTATTAAAGAAGTATTTATCAACGCTGAGATTGTAATAGATCGATTTCATGTGATGAAGCTAGTTAATAAATCATTAAATAAAATCAGGCTTAAATTAGGATTAACTGGCTTGAAAAACAAATCATTACTGACGACAAACAATCGAGACTTGAACGATGTGGAGCGAGTCGAATTGAGCGAATTATTTCAACAGTCAACCGTTCTAGAGATTGCCTATGAATTCAAGGAGGAACTTAGACACATATATGAAAGCAACTCTACTGTTAAATCTGGATTGGCTAAAATGAGAAGATGGTTAAAATATGCAGGTTTATTTTTTGCCGATATCGCCAATACACTTGAAAGTCACTTGCCAGAAATTGCTAATTTTTTTGCTAACAGAACCACAAGTGCAGTCACGGAAGGGATTAATACTAAAATCAAGTTAATTCTGAGACAAAGCTATGGTTTTGCAACTTTTGAATTGATGAGAGAAAAACTATTAGCTTGCTCGATGAGAATGAACTCCGCTCCGCTGCGTCCATTTGAATAA
- the cas1c gene encoding type I-C CRISPR-associated endonuclease Cas1c encodes MKQILNTLYVQTQGTYLQLDHETLKINIDEETKQVPLHHLGSIVAFGNVLFSPFLIHRCGLDGRSIVWLSQSGRFQGRLAGPTTGNVLLRRAQHEAIGNSDLTLNIARYVMAGKLQNTRNVLMRAAREAKDSGDEAKLRAAAQVQAEAIGTVEKSADIDKLRGVEGYAAKAYFGAFSAMIRMNREGFEFRERSKRPPKDAINALLSFAYALLANECVAACEGVGLDPQMGFSHVLRPGRPSLALDLMEELRSVVADRLVLNLVNRGQINPGDFVDRPGGGVNLTEDGRKEFLAAYQKRKQEEVLHPILEAKVPLGLVCHVQARLLARHLRGDIPQYPPFILRG; translated from the coding sequence ATGAAACAAATTTTGAATACGTTGTACGTCCAGACTCAAGGGACGTATCTCCAGTTAGATCATGAAACGTTGAAAATCAATATTGATGAGGAAACTAAGCAGGTGCCTTTGCACCATTTAGGATCGATCGTAGCGTTTGGAAATGTTTTGTTCAGTCCATTTTTGATTCATCGCTGTGGGTTAGATGGTCGATCGATCGTGTGGTTGTCACAAAGCGGTCGGTTTCAGGGACGTTTGGCGGGGCCAACGACGGGGAATGTCTTGCTTCGACGGGCGCAACATGAAGCGATCGGGAATTCCGATCTGACGTTAAATATCGCGCGGTATGTGATGGCGGGTAAGTTGCAAAATACACGCAATGTATTGATGCGGGCGGCGCGAGAGGCTAAAGATAGTGGAGATGAAGCGAAACTACGAGCGGCGGCGCAGGTGCAAGCAGAAGCAATTGGAACGGTCGAAAAATCAGCGGATATAGATAAACTTCGTGGCGTAGAGGGATATGCTGCCAAGGCTTATTTTGGGGCGTTTAGCGCAATGATTCGGATGAATCGGGAGGGGTTTGAGTTTAGGGAGCGATCGAAGCGACCGCCGAAGGATGCGATTAATGCGCTGTTGTCTTTTGCCTATGCGCTGTTGGCGAATGAGTGTGTAGCGGCTTGTGAGGGTGTGGGACTAGATCCGCAAATGGGTTTTTCCCATGTGTTGCGGCCAGGAAGACCTTCGTTAGCGTTGGATCTGATGGAGGAGTTGCGATCGGTGGTGGCCGATCGATTGGTGTTGAATTTGGTGAATCGGGGACAGATTAATCCAGGAGATTTTGTCGATCGTCCAGGCGGTGGCGTAAATCTAACGGAGGACGGACGAAAAGAATTTCTGGCAGCTTATCAAAAGCGGAAGCAGGAGGAGGTGCTGCATCCGATTTTAGAGGCAAAGGTGCCGTTGGGTTTGGTGTGTCATGTGCAGGCGCGATTGTTGGCGCGGCATTTGCGGGGGGATATTCCGCAGTATCCACCGTTTATTTTGCGGGGTTAA
- the cas7c gene encoding type I-C CRISPR-associated protein Cas7/Csd2 produces MTVHLDCQRRHDFVLLFDVTDGNPNGDPDGGNMPRTDAETSHGLVTDVCLKRKIRNYVSTYAEYEATEEQAKHLNIFVEHHGVLNNQIRRAYTEQGIPTGKPASEVIKENNVLETLREYKHLLPAAFTFTDSEGDTEEDVIATLAYSGELTDAELKEELEKTEEIYQNKAVKKFIDALVKKAGKPDKSRANAEKARKWMCENFYDVRMFGAVMSTGLNAGQVRGPVQLTFARSFDPVLPQDLAVTRVAVTDVKDAEKLQTIGRKTLIPYGLYMMRGFYSPSLAAQTGVNDRDLELFWESLVKMWDFDRSASRGLMAPRGLYVFSHESKLGNAPAHKLFDRITAQLDNPSEPPRKFGDYQVSIDDAELPSGVTLTRLTEG; encoded by the coding sequence ATGACTGTTCATTTAGATTGTCAGCGTCGTCATGATTTTGTATTGTTATTTGATGTCACCGATGGCAACCCGAATGGCGATCCTGACGGCGGTAATATGCCTCGAACTGATGCCGAAACTTCCCACGGTTTGGTGACAGATGTTTGTCTAAAACGGAAGATTCGTAACTACGTTTCGACTTATGCTGAATATGAAGCTACTGAGGAACAAGCGAAACACTTAAACATCTTTGTCGAGCATCATGGCGTATTAAACAATCAAATCCGTCGCGCCTATACCGAGCAAGGAATTCCTACAGGTAAACCCGCCAGTGAAGTTATTAAAGAAAACAATGTACTGGAAACTTTACGAGAGTATAAGCATCTATTACCTGCTGCTTTTACTTTCACTGATAGTGAAGGTGATACCGAAGAAGATGTAATCGCAACATTAGCTTATTCAGGTGAATTGACTGATGCCGAACTCAAGGAAGAGCTAGAAAAAACTGAAGAAATTTATCAAAATAAAGCAGTAAAAAAATTCATTGATGCTCTGGTGAAAAAAGCTGGTAAACCAGATAAAAGCCGAGCCAACGCTGAAAAAGCTCGTAAATGGATGTGCGAGAATTTTTATGATGTGCGGATGTTTGGGGCGGTAATGAGTACGGGTTTGAATGCGGGACAAGTGCGTGGCCCCGTTCAACTAACCTTTGCTAGGTCGTTCGATCCTGTATTACCGCAAGATTTGGCAGTTACCCGCGTTGCTGTTACTGATGTTAAGGACGCTGAGAAACTACAGACGATCGGACGTAAAACGCTGATTCCGTATGGTTTATACATGATGCGCGGTTTCTATTCCCCATCGTTGGCAGCCCAAACAGGCGTTAACGATCGAGATTTAGAACTGTTCTGGGAATCGTTGGTTAAAATGTGGGATTTCGATCGCTCGGCTTCGCGGGGGTTAATGGCTCCCCGTGGCTTGTATGTCTTTTCCCATGAGAGCAAACTTGGTAATGCGCCAGCGCATAAGTTATTCGATCGCATTACTGCCCAGCTCGACAATCCTAGCGAACCACCACGCAAATTTGGTGACTATCAAGTCTCGATCGATGATGCCGAACTACCCAGTGGTGTGACGTTGACTCGTTTGACTGAGGGATAG
- the cas4 gene encoding CRISPR-associated protein Cas4 — MEKTDDYVMVSALQHFVYCPRQFALIHLEQVWQENIYTLRGLRVHERVDVPGHELIEGVRVERSLALISHRHQLRGIADVVEFLVDGTPYPVEYKSGSRKAKDADAVQLCAQAMCLEEMFDRPVMTGALFYSASKRRRVVEFDPRLRSLVTETVRAVQETFANQVMPRPVADVRCEDCSLIEACLPQPLKKFDRVWDAQAVFRIDEI; from the coding sequence GTGGAAAAGACTGATGACTATGTGATGGTGAGTGCGCTTCAGCACTTTGTTTATTGTCCGCGCCAGTTTGCGCTGATTCATTTGGAGCAGGTGTGGCAGGAAAATATTTATACCCTGCGGGGTTTGCGGGTACACGAACGGGTGGATGTGCCCGGTCACGAACTAATTGAGGGGGTACGGGTGGAGCGATCGCTTGCTCTAATTAGCCATCGCCATCAACTGCGGGGGATTGCTGATGTGGTGGAGTTTTTGGTAGACGGTACGCCCTATCCAGTGGAGTATAAATCTGGCTCGCGGAAGGCAAAGGATGCTGATGCCGTGCAGCTTTGCGCTCAGGCGATGTGTTTAGAAGAGATGTTCGATCGACCCGTAATGACTGGGGCGTTGTTTTATAGTGCATCAAAGCGACGACGGGTGGTGGAATTCGATCCTCGATTGCGATCGCTGGTGACGGAGACTGTGCGAGCGGTGCAGGAGACTTTTGCAAACCAAGTGATGCCTAGACCCGTGGCGGATGTTCGCTGTGAGGATTGTTCTTTGATAGAGGCTTGTCTGCCGCAACCACTGAAGAAATTCGATCGAGTCTGGGATGCTCAAGCTGTTTTTAGGATTGATGAGATATGA
- a CDS encoding NB-ARC domain-containing protein, with translation MNKTASWNKDAIELRIYTSDFNLFLIDWARGEYKIKSNVLDELLDLNETIALLKIFPKVNDNEPYKKACIGFCSERALKIHVDRIRIKCCIPDSKEQRNKYKQELLTLLSNEYLKIIVSSSSYLSHKNKNQISSVETQNKSKKTDIRELGINSKDIFFGRAEQIDQLKNSVQGNTCKLIVLSGMGGIGKTALANQICESSDSKYIICRSLREMPPAIDVLSNFFDFLSDKNEGMDNLSLELIVDKIIFYISESPCLLILDNMESIMDIGEGLGEFQESYKEYQYFIDRVVTSNHNSCLLVTSRECPNIVENLDRSTYLNIALTGLDRDSAVHFVKSKGLQDSEDVIEKLVKACSYHPLILKLACGFIPGIYTNIQQLLDNQTINFSDSNEILEQHFERLSSVESTIIYWLAIARDFIPDDKLSEFIYPEERHSNIRSGLLKLNDRSLIKKDNLLPRWTLENVIMEFATEKLVRLLMADILRTIELIASNNLDNFDDLGIFNKFPLFQATASEYIKKIQIRLILQRIKGSCFKYGYHTLESWAKSIIQAQRINITNRGYAVGNVVNILIQEKQKIENSIDLSGLNIKEVDFSSADLQKVNMSNSYLDRCTFKESIFPLTSVTFIDNIKNPLLITGDDAGVISVWDINDKARICKSREHNHGVNSIIPIYSNSSDESCICHLITTGNEGKVKLWMITTQDNNLALSSIKTISNIENTEIHSSAVSNDSKLLAIGFATGLLEVWSIQDFQDINCIFRENVNSGVSLSALAFDNSSDLLLISRNDKEIKILNLVDRQCHSSDFTGEIYSCLKFDRENRLIATSTKGSLSIAAIQDKSLTILHHQPNVTRNKVPLENLNIYYDAGGALYIFASSSIGQDTTSKMYTFKIEGEDNNSLSINQINSFNAERSTINALCISSEMKLLSSVRRDCVVQLWDINDVENSKCIHSIYGYSGYINRVVFDPNNNNYILSSSNENDIRRWRVDSDEPYFDESESISGHLREVIPIIFSNDGEFFASGSDDNDVIFRKASNFTSIRKLTGHNNRVCSIAFATHQKILATGSYDRSFKIWSLESLECIETKTEQKARIYALAFNPHSKYNHLASGGSNGTICIWDSNSFVRIHLMEGSSFITGLSFSNDGKLLVSGHGDSRYIRLWNIENNYELIREFKAHDGIVYSVVFNHDSSILATGGGDALIKLWDVRDKDNIKPIGKPLEGHSSWVHSVAFNATGTRLISGSGDNTIVLWNIENLEQPFLIKSQRAYSPYDGLNIRDVRNLRGTQRENLKNLGAVES, from the coding sequence ATGAATAAAACTGCAAGCTGGAATAAAGATGCTATAGAGTTAAGAATCTACACGAGTGACTTTAATCTTTTTTTAATAGACTGGGCTAGGGGCGAATACAAAATAAAATCTAATGTCCTGGATGAATTATTAGATCTAAATGAAACAATTGCGCTTCTTAAAATTTTCCCAAAAGTTAATGATAATGAGCCTTATAAAAAGGCTTGTATAGGCTTTTGTTCAGAGAGGGCATTAAAAATACATGTTGACCGTATAAGAATCAAGTGTTGTATTCCTGATAGTAAGGAACAAAGAAACAAATACAAGCAGGAGTTGTTGACATTACTAAGTAATGAATATCTAAAAATAATAGTGTCTAGTTCTTCATATTTATCTCACAAGAACAAGAATCAGATATCTTCTGTCGAGACTCAAAATAAATCTAAAAAAACTGACATAAGAGAACTAGGCATTAATTCTAAGGATATATTTTTTGGAAGAGCAGAACAAATAGATCAGCTTAAAAACTCAGTACAAGGCAATACTTGTAAACTAATTGTCTTGTCAGGTATGGGCGGAATCGGTAAAACTGCATTAGCAAATCAGATCTGTGAGTCATCCGATAGTAAATACATAATTTGTAGATCGCTAAGGGAGATGCCGCCAGCAATTGATGTGTTATCAAATTTTTTTGATTTTTTGTCTGATAAAAATGAGGGTATGGATAATCTATCACTAGAGTTGATAGTTGATAAAATTATTTTTTATATTTCAGAAAGTCCATGCTTGCTGATTCTAGACAACATGGAATCAATTATGGATATTGGTGAAGGATTAGGTGAATTTCAAGAGTCTTATAAAGAGTATCAGTATTTTATCGATCGAGTAGTCACTTCAAATCACAATAGTTGTCTCCTAGTTACGAGTAGAGAATGCCCTAATATTGTTGAAAATTTAGATAGATCGACCTATCTTAATATTGCTCTGACTGGCTTAGATAGAGATAGTGCTGTACATTTTGTGAAGTCTAAGGGTTTACAAGATAGCGAGGATGTTATCGAAAAACTAGTAAAAGCTTGCAGCTATCATCCGTTAATCCTCAAATTAGCTTGTGGATTTATTCCAGGTATTTACACAAATATTCAACAATTATTAGATAATCAAACAATTAATTTTTCTGACTCAAACGAAATTCTTGAGCAACATTTTGAGCGTTTATCTAGCGTCGAATCAACGATTATTTATTGGCTGGCAATCGCAAGAGATTTCATTCCAGATGATAAATTATCTGAATTTATTTATCCAGAAGAACGACATAGCAATATCCGCTCTGGCTTATTAAAGCTTAACGACAGGTCGCTGATAAAAAAGGATAACTTGTTGCCAAGGTGGACTCTAGAAAACGTAATTATGGAGTTTGCTACAGAAAAACTCGTTCGATTATTGATGGCTGATATTCTGAGAACTATCGAACTTATAGCATCGAATAACTTAGATAATTTTGACGATCTGGGTATCTTTAATAAATTCCCACTTTTTCAAGCAACTGCCAGTGAGTACATTAAAAAAATTCAAATTAGACTGATACTTCAACGAATTAAAGGTTCGTGTTTTAAATACGGATATCATACGCTCGAATCATGGGCAAAATCTATAATTCAGGCACAACGAATAAATATAACAAATCGTGGATATGCGGTTGGTAATGTTGTCAATATACTCATTCAAGAAAAACAAAAAATTGAGAACTCGATCGATCTATCTGGACTAAATATAAAAGAAGTTGATTTTTCTAGTGCTGATTTGCAAAAAGTAAATATGAGCAACAGCTACTTGGATCGTTGTACATTTAAGGAATCAATATTTCCATTAACATCTGTTACCTTCATAGATAACATCAAGAATCCACTACTGATAACAGGAGACGATGCTGGAGTAATTAGTGTCTGGGATATCAATGATAAGGCCAGAATATGTAAATCTAGAGAGCATAATCATGGTGTTAACTCAATTATTCCAATATACTCAAATAGCTCAGATGAATCGTGTATTTGTCACTTGATAACCACTGGAAATGAGGGTAAAGTAAAGCTTTGGATGATTACCACTCAAGACAATAATTTAGCTCTCTCTTCGATTAAAACTATTTCAAATATCGAAAATACTGAAATCCATAGTTCGGCAGTTAGCAATGATAGCAAACTGCTAGCTATTGGTTTTGCGACAGGTTTGTTGGAAGTATGGAGTATCCAAGATTTTCAAGATATAAACTGTATATTCAGGGAAAATGTAAATTCGGGAGTATCATTATCGGCATTGGCTTTTGATAACAGTAGCGATCTGCTTCTCATCTCTAGAAATGACAAGGAGATAAAAATACTCAATCTAGTCGATCGCCAATGTCATTCATCAGATTTTACTGGCGAAATCTATTCTTGCCTTAAATTCGATCGAGAAAATAGATTAATTGCAACATCTACGAAAGGAAGTTTGTCTATTGCTGCGATTCAAGATAAATCATTAACAATACTCCATCATCAACCTAATGTTACTCGAAATAAAGTACCCTTAGAAAATTTAAATATTTATTACGATGCTGGTGGCGCACTATATATATTTGCCTCTAGCTCTATCGGACAAGATACGACAAGTAAAATGTATACTTTCAAGATTGAAGGCGAGGACAATAATAGCCTATCAATCAATCAAATAAATTCATTTAATGCAGAAAGATCGACGATCAATGCTCTTTGTATAAGTAGTGAAATGAAACTTCTTTCGAGCGTTCGTAGAGATTGTGTTGTGCAACTGTGGGATATTAATGATGTAGAGAATTCTAAATGTATACATAGCATTTATGGCTACTCAGGATATATCAATCGAGTAGTTTTCGATCCAAACAACAATAATTACATTCTTAGTTCTAGTAATGAAAATGATATTAGACGATGGAGAGTAGATTCTGACGAGCCATATTTTGATGAATCAGAATCTATCTCTGGTCATCTAAGAGAAGTTATTCCGATTATTTTTAGTAATGATGGCGAATTTTTTGCTAGTGGTAGTGATGATAACGACGTTATTTTCAGAAAAGCATCAAACTTTACAAGTATCCGTAAATTAACTGGTCATAATAATAGAGTTTGCTCTATCGCCTTTGCCACACATCAAAAAATACTTGCAACTGGTAGTTACGATCGAAGCTTCAAGATCTGGAGTTTGGAAAGTTTGGAATGTATTGAAACTAAGACTGAACAAAAAGCAAGAATATATGCATTAGCATTTAATCCCCATTCTAAATATAATCATTTAGCCAGTGGTGGTAGTAATGGAACTATATGTATTTGGGATTCTAATAGTTTTGTCCGTATTCATTTAATGGAAGGAAGCTCATTTATAACGGGACTCTCATTTAGTAATGATGGAAAGCTTCTTGTATCAGGGCACGGAGATAGTCGATATATTAGACTTTGGAATATTGAAAATAACTACGAGCTTATTCGTGAATTTAAAGCTCATGATGGAATTGTATATTCCGTAGTTTTCAACCATGACTCTAGTATCTTAGCCACTGGCGGTGGTGATGCACTGATAAAGCTATGGGATGTTAGAGATAAGGATAATATAAAACCAATAGGTAAACCATTAGAAGGTCATTCTAGCTGGGTACATTCAGTGGCGTTTAATGCTACTGGAACGAGACTTATCTCTGGTTCTGGCGATAACACAATCGTTCTTTGGAATATTGAAAATCTAGAACAACCCTTTCTGATAAAATCTCAGCGGGCTTATAGTCCATATGATGGACTAAATATTAGAGATGTCAGAAATTTGAGAGGAACTCAAAGGGAAAACTTAAAAAACTTAGGTGCTGTTGAAAGTTGA
- a CDS encoding ATP-binding protein: protein MAKPLPKTILKPQSDRGKVLQPNTPSRSRSLVHLGDEVYWDLNKAANPHMVIMGTSGSGKTQTLKAIVWELYRGFPSRSIVLDFHGDQELPGEICYPIHMASAYGINPLVINLDPEGGGSKLQAISVAATLRRALIMGTNQEGLLILMIGELYEQFGITQENRQTWTIPPPDLGDLEIAIIHRAQGGCKDAQALQIKLAATFQYEVFSRPQIDLSAGKLIRVDLSKLPPELGAIAAEAILKQVMDAHRLAGESPELKTFVFVDEAKELKGSKTLDRITADGRKYGLGIVLATQRETHISPDVLANTATKILLPVDVADIRKVASRFRFDAGRIANLGTFQALVRTGGTAVACTIKPFFGRINS from the coding sequence ATGGCGAAACCACTACCCAAAACTATATTGAAACCCCAATCCGATCGGGGGAAAGTATTGCAGCCAAACACACCATCTCGATCGAGATCGCTCGTGCATTTGGGCGATGAGGTGTACTGGGATTTGAATAAAGCCGCTAACCCGCACATGGTCATCATGGGGACATCGGGTAGTGGGAAGACTCAAACCTTAAAGGCGATCGTCTGGGAACTGTACCGAGGATTCCCGTCTCGATCGATCGTCCTGGATTTTCACGGCGACCAAGAGTTACCAGGGGAGATCTGCTACCCGATTCACATGGCATCTGCCTATGGCATCAACCCACTGGTCATCAACCTCGATCCTGAAGGTGGCGGCTCTAAGCTGCAAGCTATCTCGGTCGCGGCAACTTTAAGACGCGCTCTAATCATGGGGACAAACCAAGAAGGGTTGCTGATTCTGATGATTGGAGAACTTTACGAACAGTTCGGCATCACCCAGGAAAATCGCCAGACCTGGACGATACCCCCTCCAGATCTAGGAGATTTAGAAATAGCGATTATTCACCGCGCCCAAGGTGGCTGCAAGGACGCACAAGCCCTACAAATCAAATTGGCGGCGACTTTTCAATATGAGGTGTTTTCACGCCCTCAAATCGATTTAAGCGCAGGGAAACTGATTCGAGTCGATTTATCGAAGCTGCCACCAGAACTAGGCGCGATCGCGGCTGAAGCGATTCTCAAACAAGTTATGGACGCTCACCGCCTCGCAGGAGAATCGCCCGAACTCAAAACATTTGTGTTTGTCGATGAAGCTAAAGAGTTGAAGGGATCGAAGACACTCGATCGCATTACCGCAGACGGTCGGAAATATGGATTAGGAATAGTCCTAGCAACTCAAAGGGAAACTCACATTAGCCCTGATGTTTTAGCTAACACCGCTACCAAAATTCTGTTACCTGTCGATGTGGCAGATATCCGCAAAGTAGCTAGCCGCTTCCGGTTCGACGCTGGACGAATCGCTAACTTGGGGACATTTCAGGCTTTAGTCCGCACTGGCGGTACGGCGGTCGCTTGCACCATCAAACCGTTTTTTGGAAGAATTAATAGTTAA
- the cas2 gene encoding CRISPR-associated endonuclease Cas2 → MNILVTYDIADTESKAGAKRLRKVAIVCKDYGQRVQFSVFECEIDQMQFEVFRSKLLKTIDVRVDSLRFYKLMGGRDRAVEAYGVDKYVDFNEPLIL, encoded by the coding sequence ATGAATATTTTGGTGACGTATGATATTGCAGATACAGAGTCAAAAGCGGGGGCGAAGCGGTTGCGCAAGGTGGCGATCGTCTGTAAGGATTATGGTCAGCGAGTACAGTTTTCGGTGTTTGAATGCGAGATTGACCAGATGCAGTTTGAGGTGTTTCGATCAAAGTTGTTGAAGACGATCGATGTGCGGGTGGATAGTTTGCGGTTTTATAAGTTGATGGGGGGACGCGATCGAGCGGTGGAGGCTTATGGGGTGGATAAGTATGTTGATTTTAATGAGCCTTTAATTTTGTGA